In Rutidosis leptorrhynchoides isolate AG116_Rl617_1_P2 chromosome 2, CSIRO_AGI_Rlap_v1, whole genome shotgun sequence, one genomic interval encodes:
- the LOC139892077 gene encoding F-box protein CPR1-like has translation MCALNAVQKKMCALKHLPSDLVEAILPFLPPKSLGRFKSVSKRWYSLISSPNFIKTHIHIYTENNLNPDPTHIILVPDEGDSLYSVGIKQLNTQSSRATVNAKFLNFYKPLVEILGSCNGLLLASDVYNNLCIVNPTTGEKVPVAKSIHGTTYGFGYDSSKDDYKVISISGMSVSDSDSMCKTVSVYSLRNNSWNMLTNFPYQQHDQYSHSQCPGVLLNNNLHWVVRNRRSKLTIAAFSLANEEFCEIGLPDSFNYDLDKVSRVFALGGKLVGVLCDGLLSPDNFYELWVMKEYGVHMSWTKCCVFENNMHPCFEFFAQVSNRDILLGNNDANKFFIYKMDERRCTSVKIKWCQKVMVYGTYVESLESLKRFR, from the coding sequence ATGTGTGCCCTAAATGCCGTTCAAAAAAAGATGTGTGCCCTAAAACACCTTCCATCGGACCTGGTCGAAGCAATCCTACCTTTTCTACCACCTAAATCTCTAGGCCGTTTCAAATCCGTTTCAAAACGATGGTACTCCCTGATATccagtcccaattttatcaaaactCATATTCATATCTACACCGAAAACAACCTCAATCCTGACCCCACCCACATAATTTTAGTTCCGGATGAAGGTGATAGTCTCTACTCAGTCGGTATAAAACAACTCAACACCCAATCCTCACGTGCAACCGTAAATGCTAAATTTCTGAATTTTTATAAACCATTGGTTGAGATACTAGGGTCTTGCAATGGGCTTCTTTTAGCCAGTGATGTATATAATAACCTCTGTATAGTCAATCCAACTACAGGAGAGAAAGTTCCGGTTGCAAAAAGTATACATGGAACAACATATGGATTTGGTTACGATTCTTCCAAGGATGATTATAAAGTCATCTCCATTTCTGGAATGAGCGTTTCAGATTCTGATTCTATGTGCAAAACTGTAAGCGTATATAGTTTACGTAACAACTCATGGAACATGTTGACTAATTTTCCATACCAACAACATGATCAATATAGTCATAGTCAATGTCCAGGAGTACTCTTGAACAATAATCTTCACTGGGTAGTAAGAAACAGACGCTCAAAGTTGACTATTGCTGCCTTCAGTTTGGCTAATGAAGAATTTTGTGAAATCGGGTTACCTGATTCATTCAATTATGATTTAGATAAGGTGTCCCGGGTCTTTGCTCTTGGTGGGAAATTAGTTGGTGTTCTGTGTGATGGGTTGCTCAGTCCGGATAACTTTTATGAATTGTGGGTGATGAAGGAGTATGGGGTTCATATGTCATGGACAAAATGTTGTGTCTTTGAGAACAATATgcatccatgttttgagttttttgCTCAAGTCAGCAATCGGGATATTTTGTTGGGTAATAATGATGCGAATAAATTTTTTATATACAAGATGGATGAAAGAAGATGCACAAGTGTAAAAATTAAATGGTGCCAAAAGGTCATGGTTTATGGTACGTATGTTGAAAGCCTTGAATCACTTAAACGTTTTCGGTAG